The Chanodichthys erythropterus isolate Z2021 chromosome 14, ASM2448905v1, whole genome shotgun sequence genome window below encodes:
- the arhgef7a gene encoding rho guanine nucleotide exchange factor 7a isoform X4, with the protein MNPAEQTVTWLITLGVLESPKKTISDPDGFLQSSLKDGVVLCRLLERLRPGTTDKIFQDPKNDSECLSNITEFLKGCAVFRVEPFEAGDLFQGHNFSRVLTTLVALNKVTADIGIGSDSVCTRHSSAHRIKSFESLASQSSLGRSSKLLHNQFRSLDMTENSNAQLVVKARFNFQQTNEDELSFSKGDIISVTRTEEGGWWEGSLNGKTGWFPSNYVREVKGSDKPVSPKSGTLKSPPKGFDTTAISKTYYNLVLQNILETETEYSKELQNLLTNYLRPLQMTEKLSTSDVSVILGNLEEISTFQQTLVQSLEDCTKLPELQQKVGGFFLNLMPQMRSLYVSYCSNHPSAVSILTDHSEELGEFMEGRGASIPGILTLTSGLSKPFMRLDKYPTLLKELERHMEEGHPDRTEIQKCMAAFKNLSAQCQEVRKRKELELQILTEAIRLWEGEDIKTLGSVLYMSQAMVQNHGCEEKHERYLLLFPHVLLILSASPRMSGFIYQGKLPLSGMTVTPLEDCESHKNAFELSGSMFERLQVICYNKQDLQDWLEYLNRQTKHTTMAGPSMKPLAVPCHTLPSHPLTPSRHAESRGLTVAPAYHTLPHPSSHGAPHSTMMWGPLEPPKTQKPWSLSCLRPAPPLRPSAALCYKEDLSKSPKTMKKLLPKRKPERKPSDEEFALRKSTVALEEDAQILKVIEAYCTSAKTRQTLNSTWQGTDLMHNHVLDQSSVDSLGRRSSISRPEATSDLSEDSDYDSIWTAHSYRMGSVSRQWKDASPALIVPGEEKFSVDELKSNGQTLPEEKSLVDVVYALKDEVQELKQDYKKMKKSLEEEQRARKDLERIVRKMLKNMNDLSWDETNL; encoded by the exons ATGAATCCGGCGGAACAAACGGTTACTTGGCTCATTACGCTCGGGGTTTTGGAATCACCAAAAAAGACCATTTCGGACCCCGATGGATTTCTGCAGTCTTCGCTAAAGGATGGGGTTGTCCTGTGCAGGCTGCTGGAGCGGCTGCGTCCAGGCACTACTGATAAA ATCTTTCAAGATCCCAAGAACGACAGCGAGTGCTTGAGCAACATCACGGAGTTTCTGAAGGGCTGCGCGGTGTTTCGCGTCGAG cCATTTGAGGCTGGTGACCTGTTTCAGGGCCACAACTTCAGCAGAGTACTCACTACACTGGTCGCCCTCAATAAAGTGACTGCAG ATATTGGCATAGGCAGTGACTCTGTATGTACACGTCACTCTTCCGCCCACCGGATCAAATCCTTCGAATCACTGGCCTCCCAGTCCTCACTGGGACGATCTTCTAAGTTGCTCCATAACCAGTTCCGCAGCCTT GACATGACGGAGAACAGTAACGCTCAGTTAGTGGTTAAAGCTCGCTTCAATTTCCAGCAGACCAATGAGGATGAGCTTTCCTTCAGCAAGGGTGACATCATCAGTGTTACTCGCACAGAAGAAGGGGGCTGGTGGGAAGGATCCCTCAACGGCAAGACAGGCTGGTTTCCAAGCAATTATGTCAGAGAGGTCAAAGGGTCAG ACAAACCAGTATCCCCTAAATCTGGAACTCTTAAAAGCCCCCCCAAAGGTTTTGATACCACAGCCATCAGCAAAACCTACTACAACCTG GTGCTACAGAACATTTTAGAAACTGAAACAGAGTATTCAAAGGAGCTCCAGAACCTTTTGACCAACTACCTGAGACCTCTACAGATGACAGAAAA ACTGAGCACCTCAGATGTAAGTGTCATTCTCGGAAACCTGGAGGAAATTAGCACTTTCCAACAGACTCTGGTTCAGTCACTGGAGGACTGCACGAA GCTTCCAGAGCTGCAGCAGAAGGTGGGAGGGTTCTTCCTGAATCTCATGCCCCAGATGAGGTCTCTTTATGTGTCTTACTGCTCCAATCACCCGTCGGCAGTCAGTATTCTCACTGATCACAG CGAGGAACTTGGAGAGTTCATGGAGGGAAGGGGTGCGTCCATACCAGGTATTCTTACACTGACCTCTGGCCTCAGCAAACCCTTCATGAGACTGGACAAATACCCCACATTACTGAAGGAGCTGGAGAGGCACATGGAG GAGGGTCATCCAGACAGGACAGAAATTCAGAAATGTATGGCGGCTTTCAAGAATCTCTCT GCACAGTGTCAGGAGGTGCGGAAGCGCAAAGAGCTTGAGCTTCAGATCCTGACTGAGGCAATTCGTCTCTGGGAGGGGGAGGATATCAAGACCCTGGGTTCAGTGCTGTATATGAGCCAGGCCATGGTCCAGAACCATGGCTGTGAG gagAAGCATGAGCGTTACCTTCTGCTTTTTCCTCATGTTTTGCTCATTCTGTCTGCCAGTCCAAGGATGAGTGGTTTCATCTACCAG GGCAAGCTACCTTTGAGTGGAATGACGGTGACCCCATTAGAAGACTGTGAAAGtcataaaaatgcttttgagcTCTCGG GAAGCATGTTTGAGAGGCTTCAGGTGATCTGCTATAACAAACAGGATCTGCAGGACTGGCTCGAGTATCTGAACCGACAGACCAAGCACACCACCATGGCGGGTCCCAGCATGAAACCCCTCGCTGTTCCCTGCCACACA CTCCCGTCTCACCCTCTGACGCCATCCAGACATGCAGAAAGCCGGGGCCTGACAGTTGCTCCTGCCTACCACACCCTACCACACCCCTCCTCTCATGGAGCCCCACACAGCACTATGATGTGGGGCCCCCTGGAGCCCCCCAAAACCCAGAAGCCTTGGAGCCTGAGCTGCTTGCGTCCAGCACCCCCACTCAGACCCTCAGCTGCTCTCTGCTATAAAGAG GACCTCAGTAAAAGCCCCAAGACAATGAAAAAGCTGCTGCCCAAGAGAAAGCCGGAGAGGAAACCGTCTGATGAGGAGTTTGCACTGAGGAAGA GTACTGTAGCTCTGGAGGAAGACGCtcagattctgaaagtgatcgAGGCCTACTGCACGAGTGCCAAAACCAGGCAGACTCTGAACTCAA CATGGCAAGGCACCGATCTCATGCATAACCACGTTTTGGATCAATCCAGTGTGGACTCTCTGGGCCGCCGTAGCAGTATCTCAAGGCCCGAGGCCACCTCGGACCTCTCAGAGGACTCTGACTATGACAGTATATGGACGGCCCACAGTTACAGGATGGGCTCTGTTTCCC GACAGTGGAAAGATGCCAGTCCAGCACTGATAGTTCCTGGAGAGGAGAAGTTCAGTGTAGACGAGTTGAAGAGTAATGGTCAGACTCTTCCGGAGGAGAA GAGCCTTGtggatgttgtttatgctctgaAAGATGAGGTACAAGAACTTAAACAG GActataaaaaaatgaagaaatccTTGGAGGAAGAACAGAGAGCCCGGAAAGATCTGGAGAGGATAGTTAGAAAAATGTTAAAGAATATGAACGATCTTTCTTGGGATGAGACCAATTTATGA
- the arhgef7a gene encoding rho guanine nucleotide exchange factor 7a isoform X1 gives MNPAEQTVTWLITLGVLESPKKTISDPDGFLQSSLKDGVVLCRLLERLRPGTTDKIFQDPKNDSECLSNITEFLKGCAVFRVEPFEAGDLFQGHNFSRVLTTLVALNKVTADIGIGSDSVCTRHSSAHRIKSFESLASQSSLGRSSKLLHNQFRSLVSNFGDMTENSNAQLVVKARFNFQQTNEDELSFSKGDIISVTRTEEGGWWEGSLNGKTGWFPSNYVREVKGSDKPVSPKSGTLKSPPKGFDTTAISKTYYNLVLQNILETETEYSKELQNLLTNYLRPLQMTEKLSTSDVSVILGNLEEISTFQQTLVQSLEDCTKLPELQQKVGGFFLNLMPQMRSLYVSYCSNHPSAVSILTDHSEELGEFMEGRGASIPGILTLTSGLSKPFMRLDKYPTLLKELERHMEEGHPDRTEIQKCMAAFKNLSAQCQEVRKRKELELQILTEAIRLWEGEDIKTLGSVLYMSQAMVQNHGCEEKHERYLLLFPHVLLILSASPRMSGFIYQGKLPLSGMTVTPLEDCESHKNAFELSGSMFERLQVICYNKQDLQDWLEYLNRQTKHTTMAGPSMKPLAVPCHTLPSHPLTPSRHAESRGLTVAPAYHTLPHPSSHGAPHSTMMWGPLEPPKTQKPWSLSCLRPAPPLRPSAALCYKEDLSKSPKTMKKLLPKRKPERKPSDEEFALRKSTVALEEDAQILKVIEAYCTSAKTRQTLNSRQWKDASPALIVPGEEKFSVDELKSNGQTLPEEKSLVDVVYALKDEVQELKQDYKKMKKSLEEEQRARKDLERIVRKMLKNMNDLSWDETNL, from the exons ATGAATCCGGCGGAACAAACGGTTACTTGGCTCATTACGCTCGGGGTTTTGGAATCACCAAAAAAGACCATTTCGGACCCCGATGGATTTCTGCAGTCTTCGCTAAAGGATGGGGTTGTCCTGTGCAGGCTGCTGGAGCGGCTGCGTCCAGGCACTACTGATAAA ATCTTTCAAGATCCCAAGAACGACAGCGAGTGCTTGAGCAACATCACGGAGTTTCTGAAGGGCTGCGCGGTGTTTCGCGTCGAG cCATTTGAGGCTGGTGACCTGTTTCAGGGCCACAACTTCAGCAGAGTACTCACTACACTGGTCGCCCTCAATAAAGTGACTGCAG ATATTGGCATAGGCAGTGACTCTGTATGTACACGTCACTCTTCCGCCCACCGGATCAAATCCTTCGAATCACTGGCCTCCCAGTCCTCACTGGGACGATCTTCTAAGTTGCTCCATAACCAGTTCCGCAGCCTTGTGAGTAACTTTGGG GACATGACGGAGAACAGTAACGCTCAGTTAGTGGTTAAAGCTCGCTTCAATTTCCAGCAGACCAATGAGGATGAGCTTTCCTTCAGCAAGGGTGACATCATCAGTGTTACTCGCACAGAAGAAGGGGGCTGGTGGGAAGGATCCCTCAACGGCAAGACAGGCTGGTTTCCAAGCAATTATGTCAGAGAGGTCAAAGGGTCAG ACAAACCAGTATCCCCTAAATCTGGAACTCTTAAAAGCCCCCCCAAAGGTTTTGATACCACAGCCATCAGCAAAACCTACTACAACCTG GTGCTACAGAACATTTTAGAAACTGAAACAGAGTATTCAAAGGAGCTCCAGAACCTTTTGACCAACTACCTGAGACCTCTACAGATGACAGAAAA ACTGAGCACCTCAGATGTAAGTGTCATTCTCGGAAACCTGGAGGAAATTAGCACTTTCCAACAGACTCTGGTTCAGTCACTGGAGGACTGCACGAA GCTTCCAGAGCTGCAGCAGAAGGTGGGAGGGTTCTTCCTGAATCTCATGCCCCAGATGAGGTCTCTTTATGTGTCTTACTGCTCCAATCACCCGTCGGCAGTCAGTATTCTCACTGATCACAG CGAGGAACTTGGAGAGTTCATGGAGGGAAGGGGTGCGTCCATACCAGGTATTCTTACACTGACCTCTGGCCTCAGCAAACCCTTCATGAGACTGGACAAATACCCCACATTACTGAAGGAGCTGGAGAGGCACATGGAG GAGGGTCATCCAGACAGGACAGAAATTCAGAAATGTATGGCGGCTTTCAAGAATCTCTCT GCACAGTGTCAGGAGGTGCGGAAGCGCAAAGAGCTTGAGCTTCAGATCCTGACTGAGGCAATTCGTCTCTGGGAGGGGGAGGATATCAAGACCCTGGGTTCAGTGCTGTATATGAGCCAGGCCATGGTCCAGAACCATGGCTGTGAG gagAAGCATGAGCGTTACCTTCTGCTTTTTCCTCATGTTTTGCTCATTCTGTCTGCCAGTCCAAGGATGAGTGGTTTCATCTACCAG GGCAAGCTACCTTTGAGTGGAATGACGGTGACCCCATTAGAAGACTGTGAAAGtcataaaaatgcttttgagcTCTCGG GAAGCATGTTTGAGAGGCTTCAGGTGATCTGCTATAACAAACAGGATCTGCAGGACTGGCTCGAGTATCTGAACCGACAGACCAAGCACACCACCATGGCGGGTCCCAGCATGAAACCCCTCGCTGTTCCCTGCCACACA CTCCCGTCTCACCCTCTGACGCCATCCAGACATGCAGAAAGCCGGGGCCTGACAGTTGCTCCTGCCTACCACACCCTACCACACCCCTCCTCTCATGGAGCCCCACACAGCACTATGATGTGGGGCCCCCTGGAGCCCCCCAAAACCCAGAAGCCTTGGAGCCTGAGCTGCTTGCGTCCAGCACCCCCACTCAGACCCTCAGCTGCTCTCTGCTATAAAGAG GACCTCAGTAAAAGCCCCAAGACAATGAAAAAGCTGCTGCCCAAGAGAAAGCCGGAGAGGAAACCGTCTGATGAGGAGTTTGCACTGAGGAAGA GTACTGTAGCTCTGGAGGAAGACGCtcagattctgaaagtgatcgAGGCCTACTGCACGAGTGCCAAAACCAGGCAGACTCTGAACTCAA GACAGTGGAAAGATGCCAGTCCAGCACTGATAGTTCCTGGAGAGGAGAAGTTCAGTGTAGACGAGTTGAAGAGTAATGGTCAGACTCTTCCGGAGGAGAA GAGCCTTGtggatgttgtttatgctctgaAAGATGAGGTACAAGAACTTAAACAG GActataaaaaaatgaagaaatccTTGGAGGAAGAACAGAGAGCCCGGAAAGATCTGGAGAGGATAGTTAGAAAAATGTTAAAGAATATGAACGATCTTTCTTGGGATGAGACCAATTTATGA
- the arhgef7a gene encoding rho guanine nucleotide exchange factor 7a isoform X3, producing MNPAEQTVTWLITLGVLESPKKTISDPDGFLQSSLKDGVVLCRLLERLRPGTTDKIFQDPKNDSECLSNITEFLKGCAVFRVEPFEAGDLFQGHNFSRVLTTLVALNKVTADIGIGSDSVCTRHSSAHRIKSFESLASQSSLGRSSKLLHNQFRSLVSNFGDMTENSNAQLVVKARFNFQQTNEDELSFSKGDIISVTRTEEGGWWEGSLNGKTGWFPSNYVREVKGSDKPVSPKSGTLKSPPKGFDTTAISKTYYNLVLQNILETETEYSKELQNLLTNYLRPLQMTEKLSTSDVSVILGNLEEISTFQQTLVQSLEDCTKLPELQQKVGGFFLNLMPQMRSLYVSYCSNHPSAVSILTDHSEELGEFMEGRGASIPGILTLTSGLSKPFMRLDKYPTLLKELERHMEEGHPDRTEIQKCMAAFKNLSAQCQEVRKRKELELQILTEAIRLWEGEDIKTLGSVLYMSQAMVQNHGCEEKHERYLLLFPHVLLILSASPRMSGFIYQGKLPLSGMTVTPLEDCESHKNAFELSGSMFERLQVICYNKQDLQDWLEYLNRQTKHTTMAGPSMKPLAVPCHTLPSHPLTPSRHAESRGLTVAPAYHTLPHPSSHGAPHSTMMWGPLEPPKTQKPWSLSCLRPAPPLRPSAALCYKEDLSKSPKTMKKLLPKRKPERKPSDEEFALRKSTVALEEDAQILKVIEAYCTSAKTRQTLNSTWQGTDLMHNHVLDQSSVDSLGRRSSISRPEATSDLSEDSDYDSIWTAHSYRMGSVSRQWKDASPALIVPGEEKFSVDELKSNGQTLPEEKSLVDVVYALKDEVQELKQDYKKMKKSLEEEQRARKDLERIVRKMLKNMNDLSWDETNL from the exons ATGAATCCGGCGGAACAAACGGTTACTTGGCTCATTACGCTCGGGGTTTTGGAATCACCAAAAAAGACCATTTCGGACCCCGATGGATTTCTGCAGTCTTCGCTAAAGGATGGGGTTGTCCTGTGCAGGCTGCTGGAGCGGCTGCGTCCAGGCACTACTGATAAA ATCTTTCAAGATCCCAAGAACGACAGCGAGTGCTTGAGCAACATCACGGAGTTTCTGAAGGGCTGCGCGGTGTTTCGCGTCGAG cCATTTGAGGCTGGTGACCTGTTTCAGGGCCACAACTTCAGCAGAGTACTCACTACACTGGTCGCCCTCAATAAAGTGACTGCAG ATATTGGCATAGGCAGTGACTCTGTATGTACACGTCACTCTTCCGCCCACCGGATCAAATCCTTCGAATCACTGGCCTCCCAGTCCTCACTGGGACGATCTTCTAAGTTGCTCCATAACCAGTTCCGCAGCCTTGTGAGTAACTTTGGG GACATGACGGAGAACAGTAACGCTCAGTTAGTGGTTAAAGCTCGCTTCAATTTCCAGCAGACCAATGAGGATGAGCTTTCCTTCAGCAAGGGTGACATCATCAGTGTTACTCGCACAGAAGAAGGGGGCTGGTGGGAAGGATCCCTCAACGGCAAGACAGGCTGGTTTCCAAGCAATTATGTCAGAGAGGTCAAAGGGTCAG ACAAACCAGTATCCCCTAAATCTGGAACTCTTAAAAGCCCCCCCAAAGGTTTTGATACCACAGCCATCAGCAAAACCTACTACAACCTG GTGCTACAGAACATTTTAGAAACTGAAACAGAGTATTCAAAGGAGCTCCAGAACCTTTTGACCAACTACCTGAGACCTCTACAGATGACAGAAAA ACTGAGCACCTCAGATGTAAGTGTCATTCTCGGAAACCTGGAGGAAATTAGCACTTTCCAACAGACTCTGGTTCAGTCACTGGAGGACTGCACGAA GCTTCCAGAGCTGCAGCAGAAGGTGGGAGGGTTCTTCCTGAATCTCATGCCCCAGATGAGGTCTCTTTATGTGTCTTACTGCTCCAATCACCCGTCGGCAGTCAGTATTCTCACTGATCACAG CGAGGAACTTGGAGAGTTCATGGAGGGAAGGGGTGCGTCCATACCAGGTATTCTTACACTGACCTCTGGCCTCAGCAAACCCTTCATGAGACTGGACAAATACCCCACATTACTGAAGGAGCTGGAGAGGCACATGGAG GAGGGTCATCCAGACAGGACAGAAATTCAGAAATGTATGGCGGCTTTCAAGAATCTCTCT GCACAGTGTCAGGAGGTGCGGAAGCGCAAAGAGCTTGAGCTTCAGATCCTGACTGAGGCAATTCGTCTCTGGGAGGGGGAGGATATCAAGACCCTGGGTTCAGTGCTGTATATGAGCCAGGCCATGGTCCAGAACCATGGCTGTGAG gagAAGCATGAGCGTTACCTTCTGCTTTTTCCTCATGTTTTGCTCATTCTGTCTGCCAGTCCAAGGATGAGTGGTTTCATCTACCAG GGCAAGCTACCTTTGAGTGGAATGACGGTGACCCCATTAGAAGACTGTGAAAGtcataaaaatgcttttgagcTCTCGG GAAGCATGTTTGAGAGGCTTCAGGTGATCTGCTATAACAAACAGGATCTGCAGGACTGGCTCGAGTATCTGAACCGACAGACCAAGCACACCACCATGGCGGGTCCCAGCATGAAACCCCTCGCTGTTCCCTGCCACACA CTCCCGTCTCACCCTCTGACGCCATCCAGACATGCAGAAAGCCGGGGCCTGACAGTTGCTCCTGCCTACCACACCCTACCACACCCCTCCTCTCATGGAGCCCCACACAGCACTATGATGTGGGGCCCCCTGGAGCCCCCCAAAACCCAGAAGCCTTGGAGCCTGAGCTGCTTGCGTCCAGCACCCCCACTCAGACCCTCAGCTGCTCTCTGCTATAAAGAG GACCTCAGTAAAAGCCCCAAGACAATGAAAAAGCTGCTGCCCAAGAGAAAGCCGGAGAGGAAACCGTCTGATGAGGAGTTTGCACTGAGGAAGA GTACTGTAGCTCTGGAGGAAGACGCtcagattctgaaagtgatcgAGGCCTACTGCACGAGTGCCAAAACCAGGCAGACTCTGAACTCAA CATGGCAAGGCACCGATCTCATGCATAACCACGTTTTGGATCAATCCAGTGTGGACTCTCTGGGCCGCCGTAGCAGTATCTCAAGGCCCGAGGCCACCTCGGACCTCTCAGAGGACTCTGACTATGACAGTATATGGACGGCCCACAGTTACAGGATGGGCTCTGTTTCCC GACAGTGGAAAGATGCCAGTCCAGCACTGATAGTTCCTGGAGAGGAGAAGTTCAGTGTAGACGAGTTGAAGAGTAATGGTCAGACTCTTCCGGAGGAGAA GAGCCTTGtggatgttgtttatgctctgaAAGATGAGGTACAAGAACTTAAACAG GActataaaaaaatgaagaaatccTTGGAGGAAGAACAGAGAGCCCGGAAAGATCTGGAGAGGATAGTTAGAAAAATGTTAAAGAATATGAACGATCTTTCTTGGGATGAGACCAATTTATGA
- the arhgef7a gene encoding rho guanine nucleotide exchange factor 7a isoform X5: protein MNPAEQTVTWLITLGVLESPKKTISDPDGFLQSSLKDGVVLCRLLERLRPGTTDKIFQDPKNDSECLSNITEFLKGCAVFRVEPFEAGDLFQGHNFSRVLTTLVALNKVTADIGIGSDSVCTRHSSAHRIKSFESLASQSSLGRSSKLLHNQFRSLDMTENSNAQLVVKARFNFQQTNEDELSFSKGDIISVTRTEEGGWWEGSLNGKTGWFPSNYVREVKGSDKPVSPKSGTLKSPPKGFDTTAISKTYYNLVLQNILETETEYSKELQNLLTNYLRPLQMTEKLSTSDVSVILGNLEEISTFQQTLVQSLEDCTKLPELQQKVGGFFLNLMPQMRSLYVSYCSNHPSAVSILTDHSEELGEFMEGRGASIPGILTLTSGLSKPFMRLDKYPTLLKELERHMEEGHPDRTEIQKCMAAFKNLSAQCQEVRKRKELELQILTEAIRLWEGEDIKTLGSVLYMSQAMVQNHGCEEKHERYLLLFPHVLLILSASPRMSGFIYQGKLPLSGMTVTPLEDCESHKNAFELSGSMFERLQVICYNKQDLQDWLEYLNRQTKHTTMAGPSMKPLAVPCHTLPSHPLTPSRHAESRGLTVAPAYHTLPHPSSHGAPHSTMMWGPLEPPKTQKPWSLSCLRPAPPLRPSAALCYKEDLSKSPKTMKKLLPKRKPERKPSDEEFALRKSTVALEEDAQILKVIEAYCTSAKTRQTLNSTWQGTDLMHNHVLDQSSVDSLGRRSSISRPEATSDLSEDSDYDSIWTAHSYRMGSVSRKSSYISHQMIVPGEEKFSVDELKSNGQTLPEEKSLVDVVYALKDEVQELKQDYKKMKKSLEEEQRARKDLERIVRKMLKNMNDLSWDETNL from the exons ATGAATCCGGCGGAACAAACGGTTACTTGGCTCATTACGCTCGGGGTTTTGGAATCACCAAAAAAGACCATTTCGGACCCCGATGGATTTCTGCAGTCTTCGCTAAAGGATGGGGTTGTCCTGTGCAGGCTGCTGGAGCGGCTGCGTCCAGGCACTACTGATAAA ATCTTTCAAGATCCCAAGAACGACAGCGAGTGCTTGAGCAACATCACGGAGTTTCTGAAGGGCTGCGCGGTGTTTCGCGTCGAG cCATTTGAGGCTGGTGACCTGTTTCAGGGCCACAACTTCAGCAGAGTACTCACTACACTGGTCGCCCTCAATAAAGTGACTGCAG ATATTGGCATAGGCAGTGACTCTGTATGTACACGTCACTCTTCCGCCCACCGGATCAAATCCTTCGAATCACTGGCCTCCCAGTCCTCACTGGGACGATCTTCTAAGTTGCTCCATAACCAGTTCCGCAGCCTT GACATGACGGAGAACAGTAACGCTCAGTTAGTGGTTAAAGCTCGCTTCAATTTCCAGCAGACCAATGAGGATGAGCTTTCCTTCAGCAAGGGTGACATCATCAGTGTTACTCGCACAGAAGAAGGGGGCTGGTGGGAAGGATCCCTCAACGGCAAGACAGGCTGGTTTCCAAGCAATTATGTCAGAGAGGTCAAAGGGTCAG ACAAACCAGTATCCCCTAAATCTGGAACTCTTAAAAGCCCCCCCAAAGGTTTTGATACCACAGCCATCAGCAAAACCTACTACAACCTG GTGCTACAGAACATTTTAGAAACTGAAACAGAGTATTCAAAGGAGCTCCAGAACCTTTTGACCAACTACCTGAGACCTCTACAGATGACAGAAAA ACTGAGCACCTCAGATGTAAGTGTCATTCTCGGAAACCTGGAGGAAATTAGCACTTTCCAACAGACTCTGGTTCAGTCACTGGAGGACTGCACGAA GCTTCCAGAGCTGCAGCAGAAGGTGGGAGGGTTCTTCCTGAATCTCATGCCCCAGATGAGGTCTCTTTATGTGTCTTACTGCTCCAATCACCCGTCGGCAGTCAGTATTCTCACTGATCACAG CGAGGAACTTGGAGAGTTCATGGAGGGAAGGGGTGCGTCCATACCAGGTATTCTTACACTGACCTCTGGCCTCAGCAAACCCTTCATGAGACTGGACAAATACCCCACATTACTGAAGGAGCTGGAGAGGCACATGGAG GAGGGTCATCCAGACAGGACAGAAATTCAGAAATGTATGGCGGCTTTCAAGAATCTCTCT GCACAGTGTCAGGAGGTGCGGAAGCGCAAAGAGCTTGAGCTTCAGATCCTGACTGAGGCAATTCGTCTCTGGGAGGGGGAGGATATCAAGACCCTGGGTTCAGTGCTGTATATGAGCCAGGCCATGGTCCAGAACCATGGCTGTGAG gagAAGCATGAGCGTTACCTTCTGCTTTTTCCTCATGTTTTGCTCATTCTGTCTGCCAGTCCAAGGATGAGTGGTTTCATCTACCAG GGCAAGCTACCTTTGAGTGGAATGACGGTGACCCCATTAGAAGACTGTGAAAGtcataaaaatgcttttgagcTCTCGG GAAGCATGTTTGAGAGGCTTCAGGTGATCTGCTATAACAAACAGGATCTGCAGGACTGGCTCGAGTATCTGAACCGACAGACCAAGCACACCACCATGGCGGGTCCCAGCATGAAACCCCTCGCTGTTCCCTGCCACACA CTCCCGTCTCACCCTCTGACGCCATCCAGACATGCAGAAAGCCGGGGCCTGACAGTTGCTCCTGCCTACCACACCCTACCACACCCCTCCTCTCATGGAGCCCCACACAGCACTATGATGTGGGGCCCCCTGGAGCCCCCCAAAACCCAGAAGCCTTGGAGCCTGAGCTGCTTGCGTCCAGCACCCCCACTCAGACCCTCAGCTGCTCTCTGCTATAAAGAG GACCTCAGTAAAAGCCCCAAGACAATGAAAAAGCTGCTGCCCAAGAGAAAGCCGGAGAGGAAACCGTCTGATGAGGAGTTTGCACTGAGGAAGA GTACTGTAGCTCTGGAGGAAGACGCtcagattctgaaagtgatcgAGGCCTACTGCACGAGTGCCAAAACCAGGCAGACTCTGAACTCAA CATGGCAAGGCACCGATCTCATGCATAACCACGTTTTGGATCAATCCAGTGTGGACTCTCTGGGCCGCCGTAGCAGTATCTCAAGGCCCGAGGCCACCTCGGACCTCTCAGAGGACTCTGACTATGACAGTATATGGACGGCCCACAGTTACAGGATGGGCTCTGTTTCCCGTAAGAGCTCCTACATCTCCCACCAAA TGATAGTTCCTGGAGAGGAGAAGTTCAGTGTAGACGAGTTGAAGAGTAATGGTCAGACTCTTCCGGAGGAGAA GAGCCTTGtggatgttgtttatgctctgaAAGATGAGGTACAAGAACTTAAACAG GActataaaaaaatgaagaaatccTTGGAGGAAGAACAGAGAGCCCGGAAAGATCTGGAGAGGATAGTTAGAAAAATGTTAAAGAATATGAACGATCTTTCTTGGGATGAGACCAATTTATGA